One window of Ailuropoda melanoleuca isolate Jingjing chromosome 3, ASM200744v2, whole genome shotgun sequence genomic DNA carries:
- the ANXA2R gene encoding LOW QUALITY PROTEIN: annexin-2 receptor (The sequence of the model RefSeq protein was modified relative to this genomic sequence to represent the inferred CDS: inserted 2 bases in 1 codon; substituted 1 base at 1 genomic stop codon) has translation MEQRFLGCXKGAWDSTEVAPEPQPPSMLCSEDCGPHPLPFYPVLGEFPGQGGGLDSGLLSSPCXRLRWVYLQNEVCPRAQSTLEPTGALPTAGLWPGTQMKPEAAAGEVDPAEEPEPLTHRQLSSTRTPCLAT, from the exons ATGGAGCAGCGTTTTCTGGGCTG GAAAGGGGCTTGGGATTCCACTGAGGTGGCACCAGAGCCCCAGCCTCCATCTATGCTGTGCTCAGAAGATTGTGGGCCTCACCCACTCCCTTTCTATCCTGTGCTGGGAGAGTTCCCAGGTCAGGGCGGTGGTTTGGATTCAGGACTGCTTTCCAGTCCTTGTTAGCGGCTTCGCTGGGTCTACCTGCAAAACGAAGTCTGTCCCAGAGCCCAGAGCACCTTGGAACCAACAGGGGCTCTGCCCACTGCGGGCCTCTGGCCTGGGACACAGATGAAGCCAGAGGCAGCTGCAGGAGAGGTGGACCCTGCAGAGGAACCCGAGCCACTCACCCACCGGCAGCTTTCCTCCACCAGGACGCCCTGCCTGGCCACATAG